The DNA segment CCATGGGCAGTATTTACGAAGTTCAAGTCTATCTGGAGTGTTTCTTGTATTTTTAGTAGTGGAGTAATTTCTTCTTTTACACTCTGTACAAGCAAGTTGTATGTTAGTACGAGGTCCTTTCTTAGCCATTTTTTCTCCCCGTTAAAAAAGTGATTATTATAAAGTGCCCCGTAGAGGGGCACAGGTTGATTCCTAATTAGTCTAGAATTTCAGTAACGACGCCTGCACCAACAGTTTTACCACCTTCACGGATAGCGAATCTGAGACCTTCTTCAATAGCAACAGGCTTTAGGAGTTCAACTTCGAAAGTAACGTTATCACCAGGCATTACCATTTCAACGCCTTCAGGAAGTTTAACCTTTCCTGTTACGTCTGTTGTTCTGAAGTAGAACTGTGGCTGATATCCGTTGAAGAATGGTGTATGTCTTCCACCTTCTTCCTTAGAGAGAATGTAAACTTCAGCCTTGAACTTCTTGTGTG comes from the Desulfurobacteriaceae bacterium genome and includes:
- the rpmG gene encoding 50S ribosomal protein L33 gives rise to the protein MAKKGPRTNIQLACTECKRRNYSTTKNTRNTPDRLELRKYCPWCNKHTLHREVK
- the tuf gene encoding elongation factor Tu (EF-Tu; promotes GTP-dependent binding of aminoacyl-tRNA to the A-site of ribosomes during protein biosynthesis; when the tRNA anticodon matches the mRNA codon, GTP hydrolysis results; the inactive EF-Tu-GDP leaves the ribosome and release of GDP is promoted by elongation factor Ts; many prokaryotes have two copies of the gene encoding EF-Tu), with the protein product HKKFKAEVYILSKEEGGRHTPFFNGYQPQFYFRTTDVTGKVKLPEGVEMVMPGDNVTFEVELLKPVAIEEGLRFAIREGGKTVGAGVVTEILD